A single window of Zea mays cultivar B73 chromosome 10, Zm-B73-REFERENCE-NAM-5.0, whole genome shotgun sequence DNA harbors:
- the LOC109943092 gene encoding casein kinase 1-like: MLLQGGTGIPHLKWFGVEGQYNVMVIDLLGPSLKDLFNYCSRKFSLKTVLMLADQMISVVCYLARWSPARLPPPINSSPSVRPSMTTILSLVSS, from the exons ATGCTTTTGCAGGGTGGAA CTGGGATTCCACATCTTAAGTGGTTCGGGGTGGAGGGGCAGTACAATGTCATGGTGATTGATCTGCTTGGTCCAAGTCTGAAGGACTTATTTAACTACTGCAGCAGAAAGTTCTCACTTAAAACAGTACTAATGCTTGCTGATCAGATG ATCAGTGTTGTTTGCTACCTGGCGCGTTGGAGTCCAGCGCGTCTGCCTCCTCCGATAAACTCAAGTCCATCGGTCAGGCCGTCGATGACCACGATATTGTCGCTGGTCTCCTCTTGA